The genome window TATAAAATTTGATCGTAATTATTTAAGACATAAAATAATACCTAAACTAAAAAATAGGTGGCCATATTTTTATATTACATTAAATAAATGTATTGCAAACTTTAAAGAATCAAATCAGTTATTAAATGAAGTTTCAACAGAAATATTTACAATTATTGGTTATAATTCAAATAAAATATATATCAATAAATTAATAAAACTTTCTTATTATCAATTAAGAAGATTAATTATTTATTGTTTAAATCATTTAGGTTATATCAATCCCTCAAAAAAACAAATAAATGAATTAATAAATCAAATATTTAATGCCAAATATTATTCTTCTATATTAATAAAATTTAATAATATTGAAGCTAGAATTTGGAAAGGATTTTTATATTTTAAAATTTTTTCATATTATAAAACTAAACCTGAAAATATCTTTTATAGTTGGGATTTATATTGTATTAATAAATTTAATAAATTAAATATTAAATTTTTTAATCTTAAAGGAGGAGAAAAAATAATACATTATGGTAAAATAAAAAGGATAAAACATTTATTACAAAAATTATCAATTCCACCTTGGGAACGTAAAAATTTTATAATTATTTATTATAAAGAAACAATAGTAGCTGCATTTAATAATAATTGTTCTGTAGTTACTGATAATTGGAGTGCTAAAATTAAAATAAAATATCCTTTTTAATATAAATTATTTTTTATAAAAATATAATATGAATTTAAATGAACTTAAAAAAAAAAATGTACATGAATTATTAACATTAGCTATATCTATGAAGATAGATAATATATTACGTTCTAGAAAACAAGATATTATATTTGCTATTCTAAAAAAACAAGCTAAAGGTGGAGAAGATATTTATGGAGAAGGAGTTTTAGAAATTTTACAAGAAGGTTTTGGCTTTTTAAGAAGTGCTGATAGTTCTTATCAAGCCGGCCCTGATGATATATATGTTTCTCCATCACAAATTCGACGGTTTAATTTACGTAAAGGTGATAGTATTTATGGTAAAATACGTCCTCCAAAAGAGGGTGAAAGATATTTTGCTTTATTAAAAGTAAATAAAATAAATTTTGATAGAATAGAAACTGTTAAACAAAAAATTTTATTTGAAAATTTAACTCCATTATTTCCCAATTATAGATTAATGATGGAAATTGGTAATGGTTCTACTGAAGATTTAACTTCTAGAATTTTAGATTTAGTTGCTCCTATTGGTAAAGGACAACGTGGTTTAATTGTAGCTCCTCCAAAAGCAGGTAAAACTATGATGATGCAAAATATTGCTAATGCTATAGTACGTAATAGTCCTGAATGTTATTTAATTTTTTTATTAATTGATGAACGTCCTGAAGAAGTAACAGAAATGTCTAGAACAGTAAGAGGTGAAGTTATCGCCTCTACATTTGATGAACCACCTACAAGACATGTACAAGTAGCTGAAATGGTTATTGAAAAAGCTAAAAGATTAGTTGAACATAAAAAAGATGTAGTTATAATGTTAGATTCTATTACTAGATTAGCAAGAGCGTACAATACAGTAGTTCCTTCTTCGGGTAAAGTCTTAACAGGGGGAGTGGATTCAAATGCTCTTGAAAAACCTAAAAGATTTTTTGGTGTCGCACGTAATATAGAAGAAGGTGGAAGTTTAACTATTTTAGCATCTGCTTTAATAGATACTGGATCAAAAATGGATGATATAATTTTTGAAGAATTTAAAGGTACAGGTAATATGGAAGCACATTTAGATCGTAAATTAGCTGAAAAAAGAGTTTTTCCTGCAATAAATATTAGACGTTCTGGTACTCGTAGAGAGGATTTATTATGTAGTGAAGAAGAAATACAACGTATGTGGATTTTACGGAAATTATTACATACAATGGAAGATGTAGCAGCAACAGAATTATTAATAGATAGATTAAAAAATACTAAAAATAATATAGACTTTTTTGAATCAATGAAAAGAAGATAAAAATAGTTATTAAGGAATTTAGTTATGAAATATGCTTCATATTATGAAAGTTATTATAAATTTGATAATATTAAGTGTTATAAAACAATACCAAGTATATTAGAAATACGTAAAGCTATTCCTATAAATACTGTAATAATGAATAGTATTAAGTTACAAAGAAAAGCAATTAAAAATATAATTAATGGTAATGATAAAAGATTATTAGTTATAGTAGGTCCTTGTTCAATACATGATAAAAATGCTGCATTAGAATATGCTAATAAATTAAAAAAATTATCTAATGAATTAGAAGATCAATTATTAATTGTAATGCGTACATATGTAGAAAAACCTAGAACTAATATTGGATGGAAAGGATTATTATATGATCCATCGTTAGATGGTAGTAATGATATTAAATATGGAATTTATATTTCTAGAAAAATTATGTATGATATAATTTGTATAGGGTTACCTATTTCTAATGAAATATTAAATCCTAGTACCTCAAGTTTTTTTGAAGATCTTCTTAGTTGGGCTGCTATAGGCGCTAGAACAACAGAATCTCAAATTCATAGAGAAGTAGTTAGTGGTTTATCGTTTCCAATAGGTTTTAAAAATGGAACGGATGGAAATATCTATATAGCTATAGATGCAATTAAAACAGCAGAAAATAAACATTATCATATTGGTATAGATCAAAAAGGAAGAATTTCTATTATAAAAACAAAAGGTAATATAAATACACACTTAATACTTAGAGGGGGAAATAATGGACCTAATTATTATAAAAATAATATAACTTTATATTGCCAAGCAATGACACGTAAATGTATTAAAGCTAAAATTATGGTAGATTGTAGCCATTCTAATAGTGGTAAACAACCTGAAAATCAACCATTGGTATTAGATAATATATTAGAACAAAGAATATCTGGTAATAAATCTTTAATAGGAGTAATGTTAGAAAGTAATATAAATAGTGGTTCACAAAATTTAAGCAAAAATCTTAAATATGGAGTATCAATAACTGATGGATGTTTAAGTTGGATAGAAACAGAAACATTACTTCGTAAAGCTGCAATAAAAATGCGCAAAAATATAAAAAAATTATAAAAGGTTATTTGTTTAAATGATAAAAACACATATTTTAGGATATCCGCGTATAGGACCTAATCGAGAATTAAAAAAAGCATTAGAGTCATATTGGAAAAACGATATTAATTTAAACACATTAGAAAATATTGGAAAAACAATTAGAGTAAACAATTGGATTACACAATATAAAGCAGGATTATCTTATGTAAGTGTAGGAGATTTTTCTTATTATGATCATATTTTAAATATAACTGCAATGATAGGATCAATACCTAAACGATTTAATCATATTGAAAATAGTATAGTTGATATAAATACATATTTTAATATGGCTAGAGGATGTACAATAAATGGAAAACCTATTTCAGCATGTGAAATGACAAAATTTTTTGATACAAATTATCATTATATTGTACCGGAATTAGAAATAACTAATCAGTTTTATTTATCAAATAATAATATTTTTAATGAAGTTAAAGAATGTCAAACTTTAGGTTTAAAACCTAAAGTAGTATTAATTGGTCCTATAACTTATTTATGGTTAGCCAAATCATCTATTAATAAACTTAATTTTTTACCATCATTAATTAATGTATATTCTAAAATTTTAAAAAAATTAGAAAAACAAAATGTTGAATGGGTCCAATTAGATGAACCAGTTTTAGTATTAGAAATACCAAAAATATGGAAGGATTCCTTTGAAATAGCTTATAAAAAATTATCAAAAAAAATAAAACAATTAAAAATAATGCTAGCTACTTATTTTGGAGGCATAGGTAAGAATATAGATATGGTATTATCGTTACCTATAACCAATCTACATGTCGATGGAGTTAGAGCACATAAAGAATTAGATTTAATTATAACCAAATTTCCTAGTGATAAAATTTTATCTATTGGAATTATAAATGGTAGAAATATTTGGAAAGCACATTTAACAAATATTTTTAAAAAATTAAATAAAATTAAGATTATTCTGAAAAATAGATTGTGGATTTCATCCAGTTGTTCTTTATTACATATACCTATCGATATAAATAAAGAAAAACATATAAATAAGAAAATTTTAAATTGGTTATCATTTGCAAGACAAAAATTAGATGAAATAGTTATTTTATCTAAATGTGTAACTGATAACAAATATATAACTGATAACACTAAAGCAATAGAATCAAGAAATAATTGTGATATTATAAATTCTACTTTAGTAAAAGAACGTATAAAACAAATACAAAATAATTATTTACATCGTAATAATTCATACTTTAAACGTAAAATTTTACAAAATAAAAAACTTAAACTACCTTTATTACCAACAACTACAATAGGGTCATTTCCTCAAACTAATATAATACGACTTGCTAGAAAAAATTTTAAAATAGGTAAATTAAATATTGAAGCTTATGAACAAATAATACGTTATCAAATATTATTTATAATAGCTAAACAAACAAGTTATGATCTTGATATGTTTGTACATGGTGAACCAGAAAGAAATGATATGGTAGAATATTTTGGTGAAAACCTTAAAGGATTTGTATTTACTAATAATGGTTGGGTACAAAGTTATGGGTCGCGTTGTGTTAAACCTCCAATAATATATGGAGATATTAAACGTAATAAGCAAATTACAGTCCGATGGATTAAATATGCACAAAACAATAGTTTCAAACCTGTTAAAGGTATGTTAACAGGTCCAGTCACAATCTTACATTGGTCTTTTGTAAGAGATGATCAACCTAAAGAACAAACATGTAAACAAATAGCATTAGCTTTACGGGATGAAGTAAAAGATTTAGAAAATTCAGGTATTAAAGCTATTCAAATAGATGAACCTGCTTTACGTGAAGGTTTACCTTTACATAAAAAAGATTATAAATATTATTTAAATTGGGCTATATCATGTTTTAAACTCTCATCATCTATAGTAAAAGATTCAACCCAAATTCATACCCATATGTGTTATTCTCAATTTAATGATATTATAGCATATATATCTGAAATGGATGCCGATGTCATAACTATTGAAACAGCTAGATCCAATATGACATTATTAAATGCTTTTAAAATTTTTGAATATCCAAATGAAATTGGACCGGGTATATATGATATACATACTACTAATGTACCAAGTATTAAATATATGATTTCTTTAATTAAAAAAGCAGCTAAAAGTATTCCTATCGATAGGATCTGGATAAATCCGGATTGTGGTTTAAAAACCAGAAAATGGAATGAGGTAGATTCTTCATTAAAAAATATGGTACAAGCTGCTTATCAATTAAGAAAGTATTTTAAATACTAATTTCTATAGTATATATTTTGTAAAATCTTCTTTAGGTGCTAACTTATCCAGATTTTTATCTACATATTCTTTAGTTACTATTATTTTATTTTCTATTTCATTACCTTTATACATAGGTACTTCTAATAACATTTCCATCACTGTATGTAATCTACGTGCACCTATATTTTCTGTACATTCATTAAATGAATACGCTATTTCTGCAATACGTTTAATACCTTCTTTAGTAAATTCTATTTTAATCCCTTCAGTATTAAGTAATGCTTGATATTGTCGTGTTAAAGCAGAAGATGGTTCAGTAAGTATTCTTTCAAAATCTTTTGGTGTTAATGCAGATAATTCTACATGTATGGGTAATCTACCTTGTAATTCAGGAATTAAATCAGATGGTTTTGATAAATGAAAAGCACCAGATGCTATAAACAGTATATGATCTGTTTTTATCATACCATATCTTGTGGATACTGATGAACCTTCTATTAAAGGTAATAAATCTCTTTGTACACCTTCTCTCGAAATTTCCGTACCAGTATTATCCCCACTTCTTCTAACAATTTTATCAATTTCATCAATAAACACTATACCATTTTGTTCTACTGCTTCAATAGCACTTTTTTTTATAGTATCATCACTTATTAATTTAGCTGACTCTTCTTCCATTAATAATTTTCTTGCTTCTACAATAGTAATTTTCCGATTTTCACGATTTTGTTTATTTATATTAGAAAATATACTTTGTAATTGATTAGCCATTTCTTCCATCCCCGGAGGGGTCATAATATCAATACCTGATACTTTTTGAGTAATTTTAATATCTATTTCTTTATTTTCTAATTCACCGTTCCGTAATTTTTTTATAATAATTTTACGATTTTCAATATTATCAGTTTCTTTATTTTTTGATGATAAAATCGCATCTATTATTCTTTCTTCTACTGCATATTTAGCTTTATTTCTTATTTGTTTATTAGCTTTTTCTTTTACTAATTTAATAGCAATTTCTATTAAATCACGTATTATAGATTCTACATCACGACCAACATATCCTACTTCTGTAAATTTGGTAGCTTCAACTTTAATAAATGGTGCATTAGCTAGTTTTGCTAATCTTCTAGCAATTTCTGTTTTTCCTACTCCTGTAGGACCAATCATTAAAATATTTTTTGGTGTTATTTCTGCACGTAAATTATAATCTAATTGCATTCTTCTCCATCTATTTCTTAATGCAATAGCAACAGCTTTTTTAGCTTTTTCTTGTCCAATAATATATTTATTTAATTCTTCAACTATTTTTTTTGGAGTCATATTTTACCCCACCCTTTTATTTTTTTATTAATCCAATAATTCGATAGTAATATTTTTATTTGTAAAAACACATATATCCGCTGCTATATTAATACTTTTTTTTACTATATCAAAAGCTGATATATTAGTATTTTCTAAAAGCGCCCTAGCTACAGCATTAGCGTAATTGCCGCCTGAACCAATAGTAATTATACCATTTTCAGGTTCTAAAATATCTCCAATTCCAGTAATAATTAAAGATATATTTTTATCAGCTACTGCTAACATAGCTTCTAATCTACGTAAAACTCTATCATTTCTCCATTCTTTTGCTAATTCTACTGAAGCTTTAATTAAATTACCTTGATACTTTTCAAGTTGTGCTTCAAATAATTCAAATAATGTAAATGCATCTGCTGTACCTCCAGCAAAACCAGATAATACTTGACCTTTATAAACTTTACGTACTTTAGAAGCATTACTTTTAATTACTGTATTTCCAAGTGTAACTTGGCCATCACCCGCTATAGCAACTTTATTATTTCTTCTTACTGATACTATTGTAGTCATTTATATAACTCTATTAATTTATTTTATATAATTAATTGATTATTAATAATTTATATTTTACTATTATAATAAAAAAAATATAGATATAAGTGTAAAAATGAATAAATTATGAAAAAAAATATTCATCCTAAATATAATAATGTTATAATAAAATGTTCTTGTGGTAAAGTTTTTAATATAAAATCAACTTTAAAAAAAAATTTCTTTATTGAGATTTGTTCACATTGTCATCCAGTTTATACTGGTAAACAAAAAAAAATAAATATAGGTAATAGAATTGACAGGTTTAATAAACAGTTTGGTACAACTTAATGTTATATCATAATATTGTTCTTATAGGTCCTATGGGAACAGGTAAAAGTACTATTGGAAAAATAGTATCTAATAAATTTAAATGTAAGTTTTATGATATAGATAAGGAAATTGAAAAAAAATGTGGTTGTAAAATTTATGATATTTTTTTATTAGAAGGAGAAAATAGTTTTCGTAAAAGAGAACATAAAATAATAAAAGATTTTTCTAAAAAAAATGGAGTAGTAATTTCAACAGGTGGTGGTAGTATAATTAATTTAAAAAATATACAGTTATTAAGAAATAATAGTATTGTTATATATTTATATACTTCAGTATATTATCAAATCCAACGTATCCAACGTATAGATAAGATTTTTAATAATCGTCCTTTATTAAAAGGTAAAAATTACAAAAAAAAATTATATAACATATTTAAACTTCGTGAACCTTTTTATCATTATATTGCTGATATTATTATTAATACTGAAAAAAAAATAGAAGTAATTATAAAAGAAATAAAAAAAAGGATATATTTTATTGAAAATCATTAAAATAAATATTTTAAATAGTAATTATCCAATATATATTGGAACCGGTTTATTAAAAAAAGGTGTATATATACCTTATATATTTGGTAAACAAATAATGATTGTAACTAATAAAATTTTATCATCATTATATTTAAATATATTAAAAAAAAAATTACATTTATATAATGTAAAAGTAATTATTTTACCTGAT of Candidatus Portiera aleyrodidarum contains these proteins:
- the hslV gene encoding ATP-dependent protease subunit HslV; this encodes MTTIVSVRRNNKVAIAGDGQVTLGNTVIKSNASKVRKVYKGQVLSGFAGGTADAFTLFELFEAQLEKYQGNLIKASVELAKEWRNDRVLRRLEAMLAVADKNISLIITGIGDILEPENGIITIGSGGNYANAVARALLENTNISAFDIVKKSINIAADICVFTNKNITIELLD
- a CDS encoding 3-deoxy-7-phosphoheptulonate synthase, with product MKYASYYESYYKFDNIKCYKTIPSILEIRKAIPINTVIMNSIKLQRKAIKNIINGNDKRLLVIVGPCSIHDKNAALEYANKLKKLSNELEDQLLIVMRTYVEKPRTNIGWKGLLYDPSLDGSNDIKYGIYISRKIMYDIICIGLPISNEILNPSTSSFFEDLLSWAAIGARTTESQIHREVVSGLSFPIGFKNGTDGNIYIAIDAIKTAENKHYHIGIDQKGRISIIKTKGNINTHLILRGGNNGPNYYKNNITLYCQAMTRKCIKAKIMVDCSHSNSGKQPENQPLVLDNILEQRISGNKSLIGVMLESNINSGSQNLSKNLKYGVSITDGCLSWIETETLLRKAAIKMRKNIKKL
- the rpmE gene encoding 50S ribosomal protein L31 produces the protein MKKNIHPKYNNVIIKCSCGKVFNIKSTLKKNFFIEICSHCHPVYTGKQKKINIGNRIDRFNKQFGTT
- the hslU gene encoding ATP-dependent protease ATPase subunit HslU; the encoded protein is MTPKKIVEELNKYIIGQEKAKKAVAIALRNRWRRMQLDYNLRAEITPKNILMIGPTGVGKTEIARRLAKLANAPFIKVEATKFTEVGYVGRDVESIIRDLIEIAIKLVKEKANKQIRNKAKYAVEERIIDAILSSKNKETDNIENRKIIIKKLRNGELENKEIDIKITQKVSGIDIMTPPGMEEMANQLQSIFSNINKQNRENRKITIVEARKLLMEEESAKLISDDTIKKSAIEAVEQNGIVFIDEIDKIVRRSGDNTGTEISREGVQRDLLPLIEGSSVSTRYGMIKTDHILFIASGAFHLSKPSDLIPELQGRLPIHVELSALTPKDFERILTEPSSALTRQYQALLNTEGIKIEFTKEGIKRIAEIAYSFNECTENIGARRLHTVMEMLLEVPMYKGNEIENKIIVTKEYVDKNLDKLAPKEDFTKYIL
- the rho gene encoding transcription termination factor Rho, producing the protein MNLNELKKKNVHELLTLAISMKIDNILRSRKQDIIFAILKKQAKGGEDIYGEGVLEILQEGFGFLRSADSSYQAGPDDIYVSPSQIRRFNLRKGDSIYGKIRPPKEGERYFALLKVNKINFDRIETVKQKILFENLTPLFPNYRLMMEIGNGSTEDLTSRILDLVAPIGKGQRGLIVAPPKAGKTMMMQNIANAIVRNSPECYLIFLLIDERPEEVTEMSRTVRGEVIASTFDEPPTRHVQVAEMVIEKAKRLVEHKKDVVIMLDSITRLARAYNTVVPSSGKVLTGGVDSNALEKPKRFFGVARNIEEGGSLTILASALIDTGSKMDDIIFEEFKGTGNMEAHLDRKLAEKRVFPAINIRRSGTRREDLLCSEEEIQRMWILRKLLHTMEDVAATELLIDRLKNTKNNIDFFESMKRR
- the metE gene encoding 5-methyltetrahydropteroyltriglutamate--homocysteine S-methyltransferase, with the protein product MIKTHILGYPRIGPNRELKKALESYWKNDINLNTLENIGKTIRVNNWITQYKAGLSYVSVGDFSYYDHILNITAMIGSIPKRFNHIENSIVDINTYFNMARGCTINGKPISACEMTKFFDTNYHYIVPELEITNQFYLSNNNIFNEVKECQTLGLKPKVVLIGPITYLWLAKSSINKLNFLPSLINVYSKILKKLEKQNVEWVQLDEPVLVLEIPKIWKDSFEIAYKKLSKKIKQLKIMLATYFGGIGKNIDMVLSLPITNLHVDGVRAHKELDLIITKFPSDKILSIGIINGRNIWKAHLTNIFKKLNKIKIILKNRLWISSSCSLLHIPIDINKEKHINKKILNWLSFARQKLDEIVILSKCVTDNKYITDNTKAIESRNNCDIINSTLVKERIKQIQNNYLHRNNSYFKRKILQNKKLKLPLLPTTTIGSFPQTNIIRLARKNFKIGKLNIEAYEQIIRYQILFIIAKQTSYDLDMFVHGEPERNDMVEYFGENLKGFVFTNNGWVQSYGSRCVKPPIIYGDIKRNKQITVRWIKYAQNNSFKPVKGMLTGPVTILHWSFVRDDQPKEQTCKQIALALRDEVKDLENSGIKAIQIDEPALREGLPLHKKDYKYYLNWAISCFKLSSSIVKDSTQIHTHMCYSQFNDIIAYISEMDADVITIETARSNMTLLNAFKIFEYPNEIGPGIYDIHTTNVPSIKYMISLIKKAAKSIPIDRIWINPDCGLKTRKWNEVDSSLKNMVQAAYQLRKYFKY
- the tilS gene encoding tRNA lysidine(34) synthetase TilS, whose protein sequence is MSLSQYYLYSIIKSLNINTLWIALSGGRDSICLLDITYKSLKKIKTKNLIPKIYAIHINHYMNNSSENCEKFCIKYCNMFNIPLIIKRQKKYINNIELAARNFRYFWFNYYLNNKDVIFIAHNNDDQIENWMLKTMKGCGITGLSSIPYKRKMGYGFLLRPLLNISRRTINNYIKKYKLNWFEDKTNFNIKFDRNYLRHKIIPKLKNRWPYFYITLNKCIANFKESNQLLNEVSTEIFTIIGYNSNKIYINKLIKLSYYQLRRLIIYCLNHLGYINPSKKQINELINQIFNAKYYSSILIKFNNIEARIWKGFLYFKIFSYYKTKPENIFYSWDLYCINKFNKLNIKFFNLKGGEKIIHYGKIKRIKHLLQKLSIPPWERKNFIIIYYKETIVAAFNNNCSVVTDNWSAKIKIKYPF
- a CDS encoding shikimate kinase, whose amino-acid sequence is MLYHNIVLIGPMGTGKSTIGKIVSNKFKCKFYDIDKEIEKKCGCKIYDIFLLEGENSFRKREHKIIKDFSKKNGVVISTGGGSIINLKNIQLLRNNSIVIYLYTSVYYQIQRIQRIDKIFNNRPLLKGKNYKKKLYNIFKLREPFYHYIADIIINTEKKIEVIIKEIKKRIYFIENH